The Miscanthus floridulus cultivar M001 chromosome 7, ASM1932011v1, whole genome shotgun sequence genome includes a region encoding these proteins:
- the LOC136465404 gene encoding uncharacterized protein — MGHWAKECPNHKQEKKTEAHLTQADDDDEATLLMATFCALHDVEAKEKEEIMAVEVPRKALKVVNLDEPRAQVHLGRMGDEQEQRWYLDSDASNHMTGSNEAFSKLDDNVTVTMKFGDGSKVAIRGRGTIIFSIGQLDERGSEILIKDGVLMIRDREERLLAKVIRSQNLLYLLDLKVEQPVCLATRYTEEPWLWHVRFGHLNFDALGQLEKMVRELPHIKHTGEVCDSYLAKKQRRRS, encoded by the exons atgggccattgggcaaaggagtgcccaaatcacaagcaggagaagaagactGAGGCTCATCTGACgcaggctgatgatgatgatgaggccactctcctgatggcgacattctgtgcactgcacgacgttgaggccaaaGAGAAAGAAGAGATAATGGCGGTGGAAGTGCCTAGGAAGGCTCTGAAGgttgtcaacctcgatgaaccgcgcgcccaagtccaccttggacgTATGGGCGACgaacaggagcagcggtggtacctggactccgacgctagcaaccacatgacgggctccaatgAAGCCTTCTCTAAGCTCGACGACAATGTGACCGTCACGatgaagttcggtgatggctcaaaGGTGGCGATCCGAGGACgaggcaccatcatcttcag cattggccagctagaTGAGCGCGGAAGTGAGatactgatcaaggatggagtcctcatgatcagggaccgggaggagcgccttcttgccaaggtgataAGGTCCCAGAACCTGTTGTACctactcgacttgaaggtggagcagccggtaTGCCTGGCAACACGGTACACTGAGgaaccgtggctgtggcatgTCCGGTTCGGCCATCTCAACTTCGACGCGCTCGGtcagctagagaagatggtccgagagctgccccacatcaagcacacaGGCGAGGTTTGTGATAGCTACCTAGCCAAAAAGCAGAGGAGACGCTCTTGA